The following coding sequences are from one Streptomyces sp. NBC_01232 window:
- a CDS encoding NADH-quinone oxidoreductase subunit J family protein, with translation MSPAATLAAAAGTTGPGFLSPTGVEIAFVLVGLATLGAALVTVTTKQLVHAALWLVVALGGIAVEYLLLTAEFIAWVQVLIYLGSVVVLLLFGLMLTKAPIGRSPDADSGNRWIALGVAAVAAVSLVWVVVDAFRTTWIDLDGPVQGSTKVSGEILFQHWVLPFEALSVLLLAALIGAIVLSRRNDPAEEADAATPAGPGDKKGRR, from the coding sequence GTGAGCCCCGCCGCCACCCTGGCCGCAGCCGCCGGCACCACCGGGCCCGGCTTCCTCTCCCCGACCGGCGTCGAGATCGCCTTCGTCCTCGTCGGACTCGCCACCCTCGGCGCGGCCCTCGTCACGGTCACCACCAAGCAGCTGGTGCACGCCGCCCTGTGGCTGGTCGTCGCGCTCGGCGGCATCGCCGTCGAGTACCTGCTGCTGACCGCCGAGTTCATCGCCTGGGTCCAGGTCCTCATCTACCTCGGTTCCGTGGTCGTCCTCCTCCTCTTCGGGCTGATGCTCACCAAGGCCCCCATCGGCCGCTCCCCGGACGCGGACTCCGGGAACCGCTGGATCGCGCTCGGCGTCGCCGCCGTCGCGGCCGTGTCGCTGGTCTGGGTGGTCGTCGACGCCTTCCGCACCACCTGGATCGACCTCGACGGACCGGTCCAGGGCTCCACGAAGGTCTCCGGCGAGATCCTCTTCCAGCACTGGGTGCTGCCCTTCGAGGCGCTCTCCGTCCTCCTCCTCGCCGCCCTGATCGGGGCCATCGTGCTGTCCCGCAGGAACGACCCCGCCGAAGAAGCCGACGCCGCCACCCCGGCCGGCCCCGGCGACAAGAAGGGCCGGCGCTGA
- the nuoK gene encoding NADH-quinone oxidoreductase subunit NuoK: MHLAYPAVLAALLFCTGLYGVLARRNAILVLMSVELMLNAVNLNLVAFDVWLRDTLHAGQALTLFTIAIAAAEIGIGLAIVLMVYRNRGTSDVDRLRDTAEGHEPAQTDQSEVTA, encoded by the coding sequence ATGCACCTCGCCTACCCCGCCGTGCTCGCGGCGCTCCTCTTCTGCACGGGCCTGTACGGAGTACTGGCCCGCCGCAACGCCATCCTGGTCCTGATGTCCGTCGAGCTGATGCTCAACGCCGTCAACCTCAACCTGGTGGCCTTCGACGTCTGGCTGCGCGACACCCTGCACGCCGGCCAGGCCCTCACCCTCTTCACCATCGCGATCGCCGCCGCCGAGATCGGCATCGGCCTCGCGATCGTGCTGATGGTGTACCGCAACCGGGGCACCTCCGACGTCGACCGGCTGCGCGACACCGCCGAGGGCCACGAGCCCGCCCAGACCGACCAGAGCGAGGTCACCGCGTGA
- a CDS encoding complex I subunit 1/NuoH family protein, protein MNDVLDVALRLIVVFAVFLVLPLVVGQTEHKVMAHMQGRLGPMYAGGFHGWAQLVADGVKFAQKEDIVPANADRRIFQLAPAVALLPYLLVLLAIPIGPGEGAVGQVIDAGLFFVLAVMGVGVLGSLMAGWASANKFSLLGGLRTAAQLLAYELPMLLTAASVAMAAGTVSLPGIVEAFEWWWLPWQIVGALVFFTAGLAELQRPPFDMPVADSEIIFGAYTEYTGLRFALFLLAEYAGIVVLCFLTTVLFLGGWHGPFGGDDLGWVWTLLKTAVLAFVVIWLRVSYPRLREDQLQKLAWTTLIPLALAQIALTGIVKVAIQ, encoded by the coding sequence GTGAACGACGTCCTCGACGTCGCCCTGCGGCTGATCGTCGTCTTCGCCGTCTTCCTCGTGCTCCCGCTCGTCGTCGGGCAGACCGAGCACAAGGTGATGGCCCACATGCAGGGCCGCCTCGGCCCCATGTACGCCGGCGGCTTCCACGGCTGGGCCCAGCTCGTCGCCGACGGCGTGAAGTTCGCGCAGAAGGAAGACATCGTCCCGGCGAACGCCGACCGCCGGATCTTCCAGCTCGCGCCCGCCGTCGCCCTGCTGCCGTACCTCCTCGTCCTCCTCGCCATCCCGATCGGTCCGGGCGAGGGCGCCGTCGGCCAGGTCATCGACGCGGGCCTGTTCTTCGTGCTCGCCGTCATGGGCGTAGGAGTCCTCGGCTCGCTGATGGCCGGCTGGGCCTCCGCGAACAAGTTCTCCCTGCTCGGCGGCCTGCGCACGGCCGCCCAGCTGCTCGCCTACGAACTCCCGATGCTGCTCACCGCCGCCTCCGTCGCCATGGCCGCCGGTACGGTCTCCCTCCCCGGCATCGTTGAGGCCTTCGAGTGGTGGTGGCTGCCCTGGCAGATCGTCGGCGCACTCGTCTTCTTCACCGCCGGCCTCGCCGAACTGCAGCGCCCCCCCTTCGACATGCCCGTCGCCGACTCCGAGATCATCTTCGGCGCGTACACCGAGTACACCGGCCTGCGCTTCGCGCTGTTCCTGCTCGCCGAGTACGCCGGCATCGTCGTCCTCTGCTTCCTCACCACCGTCCTCTTCCTCGGCGGCTGGCACGGCCCCTTCGGCGGCGACGACCTCGGCTGGGTCTGGACCCTGCTCAAGACCGCGGTCCTCGCCTTCGTCGTGATCTGGCTCCGCGTGAGCTACCCGCGTCTGCGCGAGGACCAGCTCCAGAAGCTCGCCTGGACCACACTCATCCCGCTCGCGCTCGCTCAGATCGCGCTCACCGGCATCGTGAAGGTGGCGATCCAGTAA
- a CDS encoding NuoI/complex I 23 kDa subunit family protein, which yields MPIPGSGLAKGLAVTLRTMTKRSHTAQYPEVQPELPPRSRGVIGLFEENCTVCMLCARECPDWCIYIDSHKETVPASTPGGRERSRNVLDRFAIDFSLCMYCGICIEVCPFDALFWSPEFEYAETDIHELTHERDKLREWMWTVPAPPALDPAAEEPKEIAAARKAVEKSEAAAAAAAAAEAAAAAQAAENEPPTTPTPETDA from the coding sequence ATGCCCATCCCCGGATCCGGCCTGGCCAAGGGCCTGGCCGTCACGCTGCGCACGATGACGAAGCGCTCACACACGGCCCAGTACCCCGAGGTCCAGCCCGAACTCCCGCCCCGCTCCCGCGGGGTCATCGGCCTGTTCGAGGAGAACTGCACGGTCTGCATGCTCTGCGCCCGTGAATGCCCCGACTGGTGCATCTACATCGACTCCCACAAGGAGACGGTTCCGGCGTCCACCCCCGGTGGCCGCGAGCGCAGCCGCAACGTCCTCGACCGCTTCGCCATCGACTTCTCCCTCTGCATGTACTGCGGTATCTGCATCGAGGTCTGCCCCTTCGACGCCCTCTTCTGGTCGCCGGAGTTCGAGTACGCGGAGACCGACATCCACGAGCTGACCCACGAGCGCGACAAGCTGCGCGAGTGGATGTGGACCGTCCCGGCGCCGCCCGCGCTGGACCCGGCCGCCGAGGAGCCCAAGGAGATCGCCGCCGCCCGCAAGGCGGTGGAGAAGTCCGAAGCCGCAGCGGCGGCGGCAGCCGCCGCCGAAGCCGCAGCCGCGGCCCAGGCGGCCGAGAACGAACCGCCGACCACCCCCACCCCGGAGACTGACGCGTGA
- a CDS encoding NADH-quinone oxidoreductase subunit C: MNLYDSLPDAAPTVFGAEAVGEFSYDVLTVDVPVGSWISALEIARDKLGCTYFDWLSAVDEPGTGFRICAHVASLENHRVRRLLLRTTVPHSAASLPSAVAVYAGAEWHERETFEMFGVTFTDHPNLVPLLLPENFEGHPLRKDFVLAARVAKAWPGAKEPGEAHDPDAPKRRQMLPPGVPDPNDWGPLKGQLPPAPARPARTPRAAGAAGAAARTPREGAPVRRTRSVAEGSATQPPADATTDATTETAPRPPRRTRSVSEGSASQAADPATPDAPAAETAPRPPRRTRSVSEGSASQAAAAAAPDAEPTATPDAPAPETAGRPPRRTRSVADGSASQTPAPDAPADAEAPAAPPRRPAPRSSDAPWHDPKPAFEEPAARPAPTAGPDGPPAAAPKADPAAGPEPEAEHEAEAEPGRPATPKTDPTPDNGGDA, translated from the coding sequence ATGAACCTCTACGACTCCCTCCCCGACGCGGCGCCGACGGTCTTCGGAGCCGAGGCCGTCGGCGAGTTCTCGTACGACGTCCTCACGGTGGACGTGCCCGTCGGCAGCTGGATCTCCGCCCTCGAAATCGCCCGGGACAAGCTGGGCTGCACGTACTTCGACTGGCTGAGCGCGGTGGACGAGCCCGGCACCGGCTTCCGGATCTGCGCGCACGTCGCGTCGCTGGAGAACCACCGGGTGCGCCGGCTGCTGCTGCGCACGACGGTCCCGCACAGCGCGGCCTCCCTGCCGTCCGCCGTCGCCGTCTACGCGGGGGCGGAATGGCACGAGCGCGAGACGTTCGAGATGTTCGGGGTGACCTTCACCGACCACCCGAACCTCGTCCCGCTCCTCCTCCCGGAGAACTTCGAGGGACACCCGCTGCGCAAGGACTTTGTCCTCGCCGCGCGCGTCGCCAAGGCCTGGCCCGGAGCAAAGGAGCCGGGCGAGGCGCACGACCCGGACGCGCCCAAGCGCCGCCAGATGCTTCCGCCGGGCGTCCCGGACCCCAATGACTGGGGCCCGCTGAAGGGGCAGCTCCCGCCGGCCCCCGCCCGTCCGGCCCGCACCCCGCGCGCCGCCGGAGCCGCCGGCGCCGCCGCGCGCACTCCCCGCGAGGGCGCCCCGGTCCGCCGTACCCGCTCGGTCGCCGAAGGCTCGGCCACCCAGCCCCCGGCCGACGCGACCACCGACGCGACCACGGAAACCGCGCCGCGCCCGCCGCGCCGCACCCGCTCGGTGTCGGAGGGCTCGGCCAGCCAGGCCGCCGATCCCGCGACCCCGGACGCACCGGCCGCCGAAACCGCGCCGCGCCCCCCGCGCCGCACCCGCTCGGTGTCGGAGGGCTCGGCCAGCCAGGCCGCGGCAGCCGCCGCCCCGGACGCGGAGCCCACTGCCACCCCGGACGCACCCGCTCCGGAAACCGCGGGGCGCCCGCCGCGTCGTACGCGCTCGGTCGCCGACGGCTCGGCGAGCCAGACCCCGGCCCCGGACGCCCCGGCCGACGCGGAGGCTCCGGCTGCTCCGCCGCGCCGCCCCGCGCCCCGCAGCTCGGACGCCCCCTGGCACGACCCGAAGCCCGCCTTCGAGGAGCCGGCTGCTCGGCCCGCGCCGACCGCCGGGCCCGACGGGCCTCCCGCGGCCGCGCCGAAGGCCGACCCGGCAGCCGGACCCGAGCCGGAAGCCGAACACGAAGCCGAAGCCGAGCCCGGGCGCCCGGCCACCCCCAAGACCGACCCCACCCCCGACAACGGAGGCGACGCGTGA